One part of the uncultured Sunxiuqinia sp. genome encodes these proteins:
- the asnS gene encoding asparagine--tRNA ligase — protein sequence MKRLKIKEVLAGGQVGQQVLVKGWVRTKRGSKNVNFIALNDGSTINNLQIVADVEKFGEALLRDINTSASIGVTGELVESQGSGQAVELVASEITVYGKADPEKYPIQPKKHSLEFLRENAHLRFRTATFSAVFRIRHAMAFAIHKYFNDKGFYYLHTPIVTASDAEGAGQMFRVSTLPPVNPPTTKDGEIDYAQDFFGRPTNLTVSGQLEGELGATALGEVYTFGPTFRAENSNTTRHLAEFWMIEPEMAFYELKDNMDLAEEFLKYLIKYALDNCMDDLKFLSNRLQQEEKNKPQDQRSMELIEKLQFVLENDFIRCTYTEAIDILRNSKPFKKGKFQFPVEWGIDLQSEHERYLVEKHFKKPVILIDYPKDIKAFYMKQNEDGKTVAAMDVLFPQIGEIIGGSERESDYDKLVARMEEMDVPADEMWWYLDTRRYGTVPHAGFGLGFERFILFATGMGNIRDVIAFPRTPKNAEF from the coding sequence ATGAAACGACTGAAAATTAAAGAAGTACTCGCTGGTGGACAAGTAGGCCAGCAAGTGTTAGTTAAAGGATGGGTTCGAACCAAGCGTGGAAGTAAAAATGTCAATTTCATTGCGCTGAATGATGGATCGACTATCAATAATTTGCAGATTGTTGCGGATGTTGAAAAGTTTGGCGAAGCATTACTTCGCGATATTAACACCAGTGCATCAATTGGCGTTACCGGCGAATTGGTTGAATCGCAGGGTAGCGGACAAGCTGTTGAGTTGGTCGCATCGGAAATTACGGTTTATGGAAAAGCTGACCCCGAAAAATACCCGATCCAACCGAAGAAACACAGCTTGGAATTTTTGCGCGAAAATGCGCACCTACGTTTTCGTACGGCTACTTTTAGTGCCGTGTTCCGTATTCGCCATGCCATGGCTTTTGCCATCCACAAATATTTCAACGATAAAGGTTTCTATTATTTGCACACGCCTATTGTTACAGCTTCGGATGCTGAAGGCGCCGGACAAATGTTCCGTGTATCAACACTTCCACCGGTAAACCCACCAACGACTAAAGACGGTGAAATTGACTATGCTCAAGACTTTTTTGGTCGTCCAACTAATTTGACGGTTTCTGGTCAGTTGGAAGGTGAATTGGGAGCGACTGCCTTAGGCGAAGTTTATACGTTTGGCCCAACATTTCGTGCCGAAAACTCAAACACAACCCGCCATTTGGCTGAGTTTTGGATGATTGAGCCTGAAATGGCATTTTATGAACTTAAAGACAATATGGATTTGGCTGAGGAATTCTTGAAATACCTCATCAAATATGCGTTGGACAATTGCATGGATGATCTTAAATTCCTGAGCAATCGTCTGCAGCAAGAAGAAAAAAATAAGCCTCAGGATCAACGTTCGATGGAGCTAATTGAAAAACTTCAGTTTGTGTTGGAAAACGACTTTATTCGTTGTACGTATACTGAAGCTATCGATATTCTGAGAAACTCGAAGCCTTTCAAAAAAGGAAAGTTTCAGTTCCCGGTTGAATGGGGAATCGACCTGCAAAGTGAGCACGAACGTTATTTGGTTGAAAAGCATTTCAAAAAGCCGGTTATTCTGATTGATTATCCCAAAGACATTAAAGCCTTCTACATGAAGCAAAATGAAGATGGCAAAACAGTAGCTGCCATGGATGTTCTCTTCCCTCAAATTGGCGAAATCATTGGTGGATCGGAACGTGAGTCTGATTACGATAAATTGGTAGCCCGAATGGAAGAAATGGATGTTCCTGCCGACGAAATGTGGTGGTACCTGGATACCCGGCGTTACGGAACGGTTCCTCACGCCGGATTTGGTTTAGGATTTGAACGTTTCATTTTATTTGCAACCGGCATGGGTAACATTCGTGATGTAATCGCGTTTCCAAGAACGCCAAAGAATGCAGAGTTCTAA
- a CDS encoding serine hydrolase domain-containing protein, which translates to MRRGIIFSMFLLLYTGSVRSQVRLPECIEHKDVWTKTQKEQIFEHVRTFPVQTQLAFAFIENGAVSFSGVISENDTISVVDNRHKVFEIGSISKVFTASLLAALVVEGKLNLDDPVNDRLPFALKDSIRPTFRQLANHTSGLPRMPSNFDGGVPFDPANPYRNYSEDLLKDYLTRQMELIYQPGERSEYSNLGAGLLAYTLAKVTGLNYLQLLKKYLFSNYGMTASTTQREDVASYMVSGLDQNGRETSSWDFSVLIGAGGILSTTEDMAQFAFAQFDESNRELKLTRIPTFEVNERLAVGLGWYIVRTSAETELYCHNGGTGGYSSSIALDTNRANGVIILSNVSAFHPESPKIERLCFSLLQTIGDSSE; encoded by the coding sequence ATGAGGAGAGGAATAATTTTTAGTATGTTTTTGCTTTTGTATACGGGCTCCGTAAGAAGTCAGGTTCGGCTTCCCGAGTGCATCGAACATAAGGACGTTTGGACAAAGACGCAGAAAGAACAGATTTTTGAGCATGTTCGTACTTTTCCGGTACAAACCCAATTGGCCTTTGCATTCATCGAAAACGGAGCCGTTTCTTTTTCGGGTGTCATTTCGGAGAATGATACGATTAGCGTGGTTGACAATCGGCATAAAGTCTTTGAAATCGGGTCAATTTCAAAAGTATTTACGGCAAGTTTGCTGGCAGCCTTGGTTGTTGAGGGCAAGCTGAACCTCGACGATCCTGTGAACGACCGCCTGCCTTTCGCGTTGAAAGATTCCATTCGGCCCACGTTTAGGCAGTTGGCCAATCATACTTCGGGTTTGCCGCGCATGCCGTCGAACTTCGATGGCGGTGTTCCTTTCGATCCGGCCAATCCCTATCGGAACTATAGCGAAGATCTGTTGAAAGATTACTTGACGAGGCAGATGGAGCTGATTTACCAGCCGGGCGAGCGGAGTGAATACTCCAATCTGGGTGCAGGACTTCTGGCTTATACATTAGCAAAAGTAACTGGTTTGAATTATCTGCAATTGTTGAAAAAGTACCTTTTTTCAAACTACGGGATGACGGCTTCAACGACCCAGCGTGAAGATGTTGCTTCTTACATGGTCAGCGGTCTCGATCAAAATGGACGGGAGACTTCGAGCTGGGATTTTTCTGTATTGATTGGTGCGGGTGGTATCTTGTCAACCACTGAAGATATGGCTCAGTTTGCCTTTGCCCAGTTTGATGAGTCGAACCGGGAACTGAAACTAACGCGAATACCGACGTTTGAAGTGAATGAACGGTTAGCTGTTGGGCTGGGCTGGTATATTGTGAGAACCTCCGCTGAAACGGAACTATATTGCCACAATGGAGGAACCGGAGGCTACAGCTCATCTATTGCGCTCGATACCAATCGGGCGAACGGCGTGATTATTCTTTCCAACGTCTCTGCCTTTCATCCCGAATCGCCGAAGATTGAACGGCTATGTTTTTCCTTGCTTCAGACAATTGGCGATTCGTCCGAATAA
- a CDS encoding PAP2 family protein gives MNAKQAIAQFFSLVFHPLIIPTLGFLLLMNSGFYFSMMSFEGKKFLLIIIFLSTFLLPVLSLGLLSFNKHFDATMSKSTDRVLPLFMSAIYYYLGYYYLGRLDVYPIYRVFLLATILIITMLLLISMKWKISNHMAGIGGLIGAVIALSFRMGINSSMLLCGLIILAGILGTARLILKKHSQLQIYAGFFLGFMVNYLIIIYL, from the coding sequence ATGAATGCAAAGCAAGCCATCGCCCAATTCTTTTCCTTGGTTTTTCATCCATTGATAATTCCTACACTGGGCTTTCTATTGCTCATGAATTCCGGTTTCTATTTCTCGATGATGAGCTTTGAGGGTAAAAAATTCCTGCTTATTATTATCTTTTTAAGCACTTTTCTACTTCCGGTATTAAGCTTAGGACTGCTTTCGTTTAACAAGCATTTTGACGCGACGATGAGCAAGAGCACCGATCGGGTTCTCCCGCTTTTTATGAGTGCTATTTATTACTATCTGGGCTATTACTATTTAGGGCGGCTGGATGTTTACCCAATCTATCGTGTCTTTTTGCTCGCCACAATCCTCATCATCACTATGCTGTTACTGATATCCATGAAATGGAAAATTAGCAATCACATGGCAGGTATCGGAGGGCTTATTGGCGCTGTGATTGCCTTATCATTTCGCATGGGTATTAATAGTTCTATGCTATTATGCGGCTTAATTATTTTGGCCGGAATACTTGGAACTGCCCGTTTAATCTTGAAAAAACATAGCCAACTACAAATTTATGCCGGCTTTTTTCTCGGGTTCATGGTGAATTACCTGATCATTATTTATCTATAA
- a CDS encoding DUF4998 domain-containing protein — MRNIILLSILVFATFMWSCEGMYEKQEQYEGEIVYPAKYDTIIGHIGFERVEIDLMKAGRIPSSQIKLGKAEITRIEYDDQIITIDSLVSWVNITGLTQSKLYRFKIYTIDKFGNESVPLEIALIPFTSSDLANYAVTPPQILASPSAAVINWPNGISSVLMNYYGLKFQYTDKNGEVQSGERGENSRFFIGNVEAGEPVAIDMEYKIVPIVNRQPILDTVVFENVLNVNMPTSSSEFAPSERNILEANGVTTFSADGVSDITELVYPIHANSLQDMFYFPNLETLDLTGGDLFTLPELQYDNRGFQDVVGGGEFEPFMRKAGNVSGGNTLKDFLEAGILTKVYYRPNTMGLDDILMPYVESGVVELIENPDEVLVGNQFEVSGLLQDGNWALDVIYPAPDAPAGEGLENIYKLIPRKTSASFVLALPKGYQLNAEEYKYLKMMVYMPPKSQLTGEYANFQRLWPRFMNNMWAFGDNSNFGQEYWERDRFTMPDSSLENWTEVTIDMSESVGKHTRVFVINIGGEPWIDYNPEEDIVYYFANIRFTKE, encoded by the coding sequence ATGAGAAACATCATATTGCTATCAATATTGGTTTTTGCAACTTTCATGTGGTCGTGTGAAGGCATGTACGAAAAGCAGGAACAGTATGAAGGAGAAATTGTCTACCCAGCTAAATACGATACCATTATTGGACACATCGGCTTCGAACGGGTCGAAATTGATCTGATGAAAGCCGGTCGTATTCCGAGCAGTCAAATCAAATTGGGAAAAGCCGAAATAACCCGAATCGAGTATGACGACCAGATCATCACCATTGATTCGCTGGTTTCATGGGTCAACATTACGGGACTTACACAATCCAAACTCTACCGGTTTAAAATATACACTATTGATAAATTCGGAAATGAATCCGTGCCATTGGAAATAGCACTGATTCCTTTCACCAGTAGTGATTTGGCTAACTACGCTGTAACTCCACCTCAGATTTTGGCATCGCCATCAGCAGCGGTGATTAACTGGCCAAACGGAATTTCATCAGTACTAATGAACTATTATGGATTAAAATTTCAATACACCGATAAAAACGGGGAGGTTCAAAGTGGTGAACGCGGTGAGAATTCCCGCTTCTTTATCGGGAATGTAGAAGCCGGAGAACCGGTGGCTATTGATATGGAATACAAAATTGTTCCGATCGTCAACCGCCAGCCTATTCTGGATACCGTGGTATTCGAAAACGTGCTGAATGTGAACATGCCAACCAGCTCATCGGAATTTGCACCGTCCGAAAGAAATATTCTTGAAGCCAATGGCGTGACTACCTTCAGTGCTGATGGCGTGTCTGACATTACCGAACTGGTGTACCCAATTCATGCCAATTCACTTCAGGATATGTTCTATTTCCCGAATTTGGAAACCCTGGATTTAACCGGCGGTGACCTGTTCACGCTACCTGAACTACAGTATGACAACCGTGGTTTTCAGGATGTTGTGGGCGGTGGCGAATTTGAACCTTTCATGCGAAAAGCAGGAAACGTATCGGGTGGAAACACCTTGAAGGATTTTCTCGAAGCCGGAATACTAACAAAGGTATACTATCGCCCTAACACCATGGGATTAGACGATATTCTGATGCCTTATGTTGAAAGTGGTGTGGTGGAACTGATTGAAAACCCGGATGAAGTCTTGGTTGGCAACCAATTCGAGGTAAGCGGGCTTCTACAAGACGGTAACTGGGCGCTTGATGTTATTTATCCGGCTCCTGACGCCCCTGCTGGCGAAGGACTCGAAAACATTTACAAATTAATTCCAAGGAAGACCAGTGCGTCGTTTGTACTTGCACTGCCTAAGGGATACCAGTTGAATGCAGAGGAATACAAATACCTGAAAATGATGGTTTACATGCCTCCAAAAAGTCAGCTAACAGGAGAATATGCGAACTTCCAGCGCCTGTGGCCACGTTTTATGAACAACATGTGGGCTTTTGGCGATAACAGCAATTTTGGACAGGAATATTGGGAGAGAGATCGCTTTACCATGCCTGACTCGTCGCTGGAAAACTGGACTGAAGTTACGATTGATATGTCCGAGTCAGTCGGTAAACACACCCGGGTTTTTGTAATCAACATTGGTGGTGAGCCTTGGATTGATTACAATCCAGAGGAGGACATCGTGTACTACTTTGCCAACATCCGGTTTACCAAAGAATAA
- a CDS encoding SPOR domain-containing protein codes for MKLQYLFVLLLIMVVACKTKEKKQDLQVEVSPQDTVQVVESPEPPPPPEEEIDMGVNLDDKYFLVVDVYTVKEFAESWNKEYQKQGFKSAVIMRNEDGYYRLAVQSFNDFELAQNALKVLRQEEDFKDAWIDYR; via the coding sequence ATGAAACTACAATACCTGTTCGTATTATTGCTTATCATGGTTGTTGCATGCAAAACCAAGGAAAAGAAGCAAGATTTGCAAGTGGAAGTTAGTCCTCAGGATACCGTACAAGTTGTGGAATCTCCTGAGCCACCTCCCCCTCCAGAGGAAGAAATTGACATGGGGGTCAACCTGGACGACAAATACTTTTTGGTTGTTGATGTGTACACTGTAAAGGAATTTGCTGAAAGTTGGAACAAGGAATACCAAAAGCAAGGTTTTAAATCGGCTGTTATTATGCGTAATGAAGATGGCTATTACCGTTTAGCTGTTCAATCTTTTAATGATTTTGAATTAGCTCAAAACGCGCTTAAGGTGCTTCGTCAGGAAGAGGATTTTAAGGATGCCTGGATTGATTATAGATAA
- the rpoN gene encoding RNA polymerase factor sigma-54: protein MPSQKLSLQQKLLQKLSPQQIQVIKLLEIPTMQLEQRIKKELEENPVLEMLDDEPIDQSEESESSDAESDEFSLEDYIEDDEIPTYKLNTSNYSKDDKQPDVPFSTGTSFYESLTEQLGLTDLDGEQKKLAEYIIGNIDEDGYLRRDLMSICDDLAFTMNMNVSEEDLEEILGTIQDFDPAGVGARSLQECLLLQIQRKKGNESTLLASRILEENFEEFTKKHYDKIIHKYEISEDQLKEALNEILKLNPKPGGSINNPNNQSNQVIVPDFILDNVDGELILTLNQRNVPDLRMNNTYMDMIRGYTDNKKNASKNQKDAVQFVKQKLDSAKWFIDAIKQRQQTLILTMSEIIDFQKEYFKEGEETKLRPMILKDIADRTGLDISTISRVSNSKYIQTHFGIYALKYFFSEGMQKDTGEEVSTREIKNILGECISKEDKRKPLTDDRLAKILKEKSYPIARRTVAKYREQLGIPVARLRKEL from the coding sequence ATGCCATCTCAGAAACTAAGTTTACAGCAAAAGCTATTGCAGAAACTTTCTCCTCAACAAATTCAGGTGATCAAGCTTCTGGAAATACCTACGATGCAGCTGGAACAACGCATAAAGAAAGAACTGGAAGAAAATCCGGTTCTTGAAATGCTTGATGATGAGCCGATTGACCAAAGCGAAGAGTCGGAAAGCAGCGATGCCGAAAGTGATGAATTTTCACTTGAAGACTACATCGAAGATGATGAAATCCCGACTTATAAACTAAACACCAGTAACTATTCGAAAGACGATAAACAACCTGATGTCCCTTTTAGTACCGGAACAAGCTTTTATGAGTCTCTTACTGAGCAGCTCGGCCTTACCGATCTGGATGGCGAGCAAAAAAAGCTGGCGGAATACATTATCGGAAATATTGATGAAGATGGTTATTTGCGAAGAGATTTGATGTCGATTTGCGACGATCTGGCTTTTACGATGAATATGAACGTTTCAGAAGAGGATCTGGAAGAGATACTGGGAACCATTCAGGACTTTGATCCAGCCGGAGTTGGCGCGCGTTCGCTGCAAGAGTGTTTGTTGCTTCAAATTCAACGTAAAAAGGGGAATGAATCGACCCTGCTGGCCTCCCGAATATTGGAAGAAAACTTTGAAGAATTTACCAAAAAACACTATGATAAAATCATTCATAAGTATGAGATTTCGGAGGACCAACTAAAAGAAGCGTTGAATGAGATTCTGAAGCTAAATCCGAAACCCGGTGGCTCAATTAATAATCCGAACAACCAGTCGAACCAAGTCATTGTACCCGACTTCATTCTCGACAATGTAGATGGAGAACTGATCCTGACACTGAATCAGCGCAATGTTCCTGACCTGAGGATGAACAACACTTACATGGACATGATTAGAGGCTATACCGACAATAAAAAGAACGCTTCGAAGAACCAAAAAGATGCCGTCCAATTCGTCAAACAAAAGCTGGACTCGGCCAAATGGTTTATTGATGCTATCAAGCAGCGCCAGCAGACTTTGATTTTAACCATGTCAGAAATTATTGACTTCCAAAAAGAATACTTTAAAGAAGGGGAAGAGACCAAGCTACGTCCGATGATTCTGAAAGATATTGCCGACCGAACAGGCTTGGATATCTCTACGATTTCAAGAGTTTCGAATAGCAAATACATTCAAACACACTTTGGCATTTATGCATTGAAATATTTCTTTTCAGAAGGTATGCAAAAAGATACCGGAGAAGAAGTCTCGACCAGGGAGATTAAAAATATTTTGGGAGAATGTATTTCGAAAGAAGACAAGCGAAAACCATTGACGGATGATCGGCTGGCCAAAATACTGAAAGAAAAATCGTATCCGATTGCCCGGCGTACCGTTGCTAAATATCGTGAGCAACTGGGAATTCCGGTTGCGCGTCTAAGAAAAGAATTGTAG
- a CDS encoding inorganic phosphate transporter, with product MEQFYLILVIVLFALAISDLVVGVSNDAVNFLNSAIGSKAAPKWIIFSVASIGVLVGSTFSSGMMEVARKGIFHPDMFFFAEIMVIFMAVMITDVILLDLFNTFGLPTSTTVSIVFELLGSAVAVSLVKISVAGQSISELHKYINSEKALAIITGILLSVFIAFIVGAIVQYIARVIFSFKQNKTLKYYGSAFGGLAIAAMTYFMVIKGAKGAV from the coding sequence ATGGAACAATTCTATTTAATTCTTGTTATCGTGCTCTTTGCACTCGCAATTTCGGATTTGGTTGTTGGAGTCAGCAATGATGCTGTTAATTTCCTAAATTCTGCGATTGGATCAAAAGCCGCGCCCAAATGGATTATTTTTTCTGTTGCCAGTATTGGCGTACTTGTCGGATCTACGTTCTCCAGTGGTATGATGGAAGTCGCCAGGAAAGGAATTTTCCATCCCGACATGTTCTTCTTTGCTGAAATCATGGTGATTTTTATGGCGGTAATGATCACCGATGTGATTTTGCTGGATTTATTTAACACCTTCGGCCTTCCAACATCGACCACGGTATCAATTGTTTTCGAACTTTTGGGTTCTGCTGTAGCAGTGTCTCTCGTAAAAATTAGTGTCGCCGGTCAATCAATTAGCGAGTTACATAAATACATTAACTCGGAAAAGGCACTTGCTATTATTACCGGGATTTTACTCTCGGTATTTATCGCTTTTATAGTCGGTGCCATTGTCCAGTACATTGCCCGGGTTATCTTTAGTTTTAAACAAAACAAAACATTAAAATATTACGGCTCGGCATTTGGTGGACTTGCCATTGCCGCAATGACCTATTTCATGGTTATTAAGGGAGCCAAAGGAGCCGTTTT
- a CDS encoding DUF4959 domain-containing protein, which produces MKTTKIYLLLIAAFLLAVTSCEEEKVHRATSDDTIPPQPPIEVTYQPLYGGARFFYEVPEDEDLLSVEAVYTNRQGDSFSFSASYFVDSLDVYGFGDTINYEIDLYAIDRAGNRSIPVNVTVKPLESAISRVANSLELKPAFGSFFVDWINELEQSINVYIDFNYAQNGESRSLTSVFSSNLDEDRRFVDDLDLGSEDPVSVSIRVSDIYGNITEPKDMGQIHLLEDMKLAKEEWELPLNSDSVGGVPQGFGDNSEGRLVSVIDGIIDEGNNLNFMHTGGRGRTGSSDDGNMPWNVIIDLGDHYELSRILTHQRHMDFCGDLCQGQYYRGENVGLYEMYIWDEDTQDWEYVSENKIEVPVGLSELEIVKKGKEGDEAYMYPDEPQYTKPTRWFRYRAMKGFGGNYTLDNGNCLSEITLYGRKAGN; this is translated from the coding sequence ATGAAAACCACAAAAATATATTTACTCCTGATTGCAGCATTTTTGCTGGCTGTAACTTCCTGCGAGGAAGAGAAGGTACACCGGGCAACATCTGATGACACGATCCCTCCACAGCCTCCAATTGAGGTGACCTACCAGCCACTATATGGTGGCGCACGGTTTTTCTATGAAGTACCGGAAGACGAGGATCTACTAAGTGTCGAAGCCGTTTATACCAATAGGCAGGGAGATTCATTCTCTTTCTCAGCCTCTTATTTTGTCGATTCGCTCGACGTTTATGGCTTTGGCGATACCATCAACTACGAAATCGATTTGTATGCGATTGACCGTGCAGGCAACCGCTCAATTCCGGTTAATGTAACGGTAAAACCGCTCGAATCTGCCATTTCCAGGGTAGCCAATTCACTCGAATTGAAACCAGCCTTTGGATCATTCTTTGTCGACTGGATCAATGAGCTCGAACAAAGTATCAATGTTTACATTGATTTCAATTACGCGCAAAACGGCGAGTCAAGATCACTTACTTCTGTTTTCTCATCCAACCTTGACGAAGACCGACGCTTTGTTGATGATCTTGATCTTGGTTCAGAAGATCCGGTGAGCGTATCGATCCGTGTGTCTGATATCTATGGAAATATCACTGAACCAAAAGACATGGGTCAGATTCATCTGCTGGAAGACATGAAACTCGCCAAAGAGGAATGGGAACTGCCTTTAAACAGTGATTCTGTTGGAGGTGTTCCTCAGGGATTTGGTGATAATTCCGAAGGCCGCTTAGTTAGCGTGATTGACGGAATCATTGATGAAGGAAACAACCTGAACTTTATGCACACCGGAGGTCGTGGCCGCACCGGAAGCAGCGATGACGGAAACATGCCCTGGAATGTCATTATTGATCTGGGTGACCACTATGAACTTAGCCGGATACTAACCCACCAACGTCATATGGATTTCTGCGGAGACCTTTGCCAGGGACAGTATTACAGAGGAGAGAATGTTGGCCTTTACGAAATGTACATCTGGGATGAGGACACACAAGATTGGGAATATGTATCGGAGAATAAAATTGAAGTTCCCGTAGGACTAAGCGAACTCGAAATTGTGAAAAAAGGAAAAGAAGGCGACGAAGCCTACATGTATCCTGATGAACCTCAATACACCAAACCTACCCGTTGGTTCCGCTACCGAGCTATGAAAGGATTTGGTGGTAATTACACGCTAGATAATGGCAACTGCTTGTCTGAAATTACACTCTATGGCAGAAAGGCTGGAAATTAA
- a CDS encoding response regulator transcription factor, protein MSDTKYKILLVDDEVDILEFISYNLEKEGYKVYTAQNGLEAIKVAEKKTPDLIILDVMMPEMDGIAACEEIRKIPSLNSVVIAFLTARGEDYSQIAGFEAGADDYITKPIRPKVLVSRVKALLKRTGGVAPDQVVENSTTITIGDLVIDKERYLINTRGQEMILPRKEFELLSLLVSKPGKVFTREEIYYSVWGENVVVGDRTIDVHIRKLREKIGNDHIKTLKGIGYKFVE, encoded by the coding sequence ATGAGTGATACGAAGTACAAAATTTTACTGGTCGACGACGAAGTCGATATTTTAGAATTTATTAGCTATAATCTTGAAAAAGAAGGTTACAAAGTTTATACGGCTCAAAATGGGTTGGAAGCTATCAAAGTGGCTGAGAAGAAAACTCCCGATTTGATTATTCTGGATGTGATGATGCCGGAAATGGATGGAATTGCAGCCTGCGAAGAAATTCGTAAAATACCGTCGTTAAATAGTGTAGTCATTGCCTTTTTAACTGCACGGGGTGAAGATTATTCGCAAATTGCAGGATTCGAGGCAGGAGCAGACGATTATATTACCAAGCCCATTCGCCCAAAAGTTTTGGTTAGCCGGGTTAAAGCATTGTTAAAACGTACAGGTGGAGTTGCACCTGATCAAGTTGTTGAAAATTCGACCACCATAACTATTGGTGATTTGGTTATTGATAAAGAGCGTTACCTGATTAATACCAGAGGTCAGGAAATGATTCTTCCTCGAAAAGAGTTTGAATTGCTTTCATTATTGGTTTCGAAACCTGGGAAAGTGTTTACCCGCGAAGAAATCTACTATTCGGTTTGGGGTGAAAATGTTGTCGTGGGAGACCGCACAATTGACGTTCATATTCGTAAATTGAGAGAAAAAATCGGGAACGATCATATAAAAACGTTGAAAGGTATTGGCTATAAGTTTGTCGAATAG
- a CDS encoding ATP-binding protein: MKTYSPRKLALYLAQALTLLTIVFVVVVSFTAFSIWLYLVLVILYFAIVYSLILFIMRKYVDNRIEPIYKIIRKIPVTGKKIKKREDKIDMVSTARQEVEEWAKNQTQEITRLKDLERYRKEFVGNVSHELKTPIFNIQGYILTLLEGGIDDPKVNKLYLNRTEKSIDRMISIVEDLESITKLESGELKLKLESFDLVRLVDDVIELEQMMAAERKIQLNFKRPEKPVNVLADKKRIMEVMTNLVLNGIKYGKRKGFVNISFYDLKENLMVEVADDGLGIDSKHLPRIFERFYRADKSRSREQGGTGLGLSIVKHIIEAHDQTINVKSSVDEGTTFTFTLEKAK; encoded by the coding sequence ATGAAGACTTATTCTCCTAGAAAGTTAGCGCTGTATTTGGCACAAGCACTTACATTGTTGACCATTGTATTTGTTGTAGTAGTTTCATTTACAGCTTTTTCAATCTGGTTGTACCTTGTATTAGTTATACTCTATTTTGCGATCGTTTATTCGCTAATTCTTTTTATTATGCGAAAATATGTTGATAACAGAATTGAGCCGATTTATAAGATTATTCGCAAAATTCCGGTAACAGGAAAGAAAATCAAGAAGCGTGAAGATAAAATTGACATGGTTTCTACGGCGCGACAAGAAGTAGAGGAGTGGGCTAAAAATCAGACGCAGGAAATTACTCGTTTGAAAGATTTGGAGAGATACCGGAAAGAATTTGTTGGTAATGTATCGCACGAATTAAAAACTCCTATTTTTAATATTCAGGGTTATATTTTGACTTTGCTCGAAGGTGGCATCGATGATCCGAAAGTGAATAAACTATACCTAAATAGGACGGAGAAAAGTATTGATCGGATGATTTCTATTGTGGAGGATTTAGAGTCAATTACAAAACTGGAATCCGGAGAGCTGAAGCTTAAACTGGAAAGTTTTGACTTGGTTCGCTTGGTGGATGATGTGATTGAATTGGAGCAGATGATGGCTGCAGAGCGAAAAATACAACTGAATTTTAAACGGCCTGAAAAGCCGGTAAATGTTTTGGCAGACAAAAAGCGGATTATGGAAGTGATGACTAATCTGGTTTTAAATGGTATTAAATACGGCAAAAGAAAAGGATTCGTTAATATTTCATTTTACGATTTGAAAGAAAACCTGATGGTGGAAGTTGCCGATGATGGTTTAGGAATAGATAGCAAGCATTTACCTCGTATTTTTGAGCGTTTTTACCGGGCTGATAAGTCGCGTTCCAGAGAACAAGGAGGAACCGGGCTTGGTTTATCAATTGTAAAGCATATTATCGAGGCACACGACCAAACAATAAATGTTAAGTCTTCGGTGGACGAAGGAACAACTTTTACTTTCACGCTTGAAAAAGCCAAATGA